A region of Streptomyces sp. TG1A-60 DNA encodes the following proteins:
- a CDS encoding YihY/virulence factor BrkB family protein translates to MDEKRPEAERAGKGPATGAGGEKQSGAETGAGAEQQTGAESETQTGANGPGGLPRRSWWAVVRRMVKEFQDDELADRAAALTYFGVLSLFPALLLLVSLLGVVGQRATDKLLDNIGDLAPGPARDILRDAVVQLGESEGTGGVLAFVGLLAALWSASGYVAAFIRTSNAVYDLPEGRPVWKLTPLRIALTLVLMLMLAASALIVVFTGPLAERAGTTIGLGDAAIALWNIAKWPVLLVLVTLMIALLYWAAPNVRGRGLRWVSPGCVLATLMWLAASAGFAVYAANFGSYNKTYGALAGAVVFLIWLWLTNLAILLGLEFDAELSRERAIVDGRYPTDEPYVEPRDTRKWPPRLRALREARKGMSGEAGPVS, encoded by the coding sequence ATGGACGAGAAGCGGCCGGAGGCCGAGCGGGCGGGGAAGGGACCGGCGACCGGCGCTGGGGGCGAGAAGCAGAGCGGGGCGGAAACCGGCGCGGGGGCTGAGCAGCAGACCGGGGCGGAGAGCGAGACGCAGACCGGGGCGAATGGTCCCGGTGGTCTGCCCAGGCGTTCCTGGTGGGCGGTGGTGCGGCGCATGGTCAAGGAGTTCCAGGACGACGAACTGGCCGACCGGGCCGCTGCGTTGACGTACTTCGGCGTGCTGTCGCTGTTCCCCGCGCTGCTGCTGCTGGTGTCGCTGCTCGGGGTGGTCGGACAGCGCGCGACCGACAAACTCCTGGACAACATCGGCGACTTGGCGCCGGGCCCGGCGCGCGACATCCTGCGGGACGCGGTCGTCCAGCTGGGCGAGAGCGAGGGCACGGGCGGAGTGCTGGCGTTCGTCGGCCTGCTGGCGGCCCTGTGGTCGGCGTCGGGGTACGTGGCCGCGTTCATCCGCACCTCCAACGCGGTGTACGACCTGCCGGAGGGCCGACCGGTGTGGAAGCTGACACCCCTGCGTATCGCGCTGACCCTGGTGCTGATGCTGATGCTGGCCGCGAGCGCGCTGATCGTGGTGTTCACCGGTCCGCTGGCCGAGCGCGCGGGCACGACGATCGGGCTCGGTGACGCGGCCATCGCGCTGTGGAACATCGCCAAGTGGCCGGTCCTGCTGGTGCTGGTGACGCTGATGATCGCGCTGCTCTACTGGGCCGCCCCCAACGTCCGTGGCCGGGGCCTGCGTTGGGTCAGCCCCGGCTGCGTCCTCGCCACCCTCATGTGGCTGGCCGCGTCCGCCGGCTTCGCCGTCTACGCCGCCAACTTCGGCTCCTACAACAAGACCTACGGCGCCCTCGCCGGCGCCGTCGTCTTCCTCATCTGGCTCTGGCTGACCAACCTCGCGATCCTCCTCGGCCTCGAATTCGACGCGGAACTCTCCCGCGAACGCGCCATCGTCGACGGCCGGTACCCCACCGACGAGCCCTACGTCGAACCCCGCGACACCCGTAAGTGGCCGCCCCGGCTGCGGGCCCTGCGCGAGGCCCGCAAGGGCATGTCGGGCGAGGCCGGGCCGGTCAGCTGA
- a CDS encoding endonuclease/exonuclease/phosphatase family protein produces the protein MPSKRTARIGALTVATICSTVSAVVLTSPAHADSLRIHDIQGTTRTSPLVGQQVTDVEGIVTGVRTYGSRGFWIQDPRADDNPATSEGVFVFTSSRPTVAVGDAVKVSGTVGEFVPGGTSSGNQSVTQITRPTITVVSSGNTVPAATRVDARSVPGRYAPAGDTAADGSIDGLTLAPARYALDYYESLEGMNVRVADTRVVGATDPFTELWVTVKPRENDNRRGGTVYGSYTSQNTGRLQVQSLGAVADFPKADVGDVLKGTTAGPLDYSRFGGYTLVANEIGTLKQGGLERETTRRQARGELAVATYNVENLDPSDATFADHAAAVVNNLRSPDIVALEEIQDNSGATNDGTVAADQTVRKLIDAIVAAGGPAYDWRSVDPVDLADGGQPGGNIRQVFLFNPERVSFTDRAGGDATTAVGVTKSHGKARLTVSPGRIDPANAAWTNSRKPIVGEFAFRGKSVFVIANHFASKGGDQSLHSKFQPPARGSETERHLQATAVNTFVKEILAKQRNAHVIALGDINDFEFSETTRLLEDDGALWSAVKSLPKSERYSYVYQGNAQVLDQILISPSIRRSCAFTYDSVHTNAEFNDQISDHDPQVLRFRP, from the coding sequence TTGCCCAGCAAGAGAACCGCGCGCATCGGCGCGCTGACCGTCGCCACCATCTGCTCCACGGTGTCCGCCGTGGTCCTGACCTCGCCCGCCCATGCGGATTCCCTACGCATCCACGACATCCAGGGCACGACCCGGACGTCCCCGCTCGTCGGCCAACAGGTGACCGACGTCGAGGGCATCGTCACGGGTGTCCGCACCTACGGTTCCCGCGGCTTCTGGATCCAGGACCCCCGGGCGGACGACAACCCGGCGACGAGCGAGGGCGTCTTCGTCTTCACCAGCTCCCGGCCGACGGTCGCAGTGGGCGACGCGGTGAAGGTCTCGGGCACGGTCGGCGAGTTCGTGCCGGGCGGCACTTCGTCCGGAAACCAGTCCGTGACGCAGATCACCCGCCCTACGATCACAGTGGTCTCCTCGGGCAACACCGTCCCGGCCGCGACCCGCGTCGACGCCAGGTCCGTGCCGGGCCGGTACGCCCCGGCCGGGGACACCGCGGCCGACGGTTCGATCGACGGTCTCACGCTCGCCCCGGCCCGGTACGCCCTGGACTACTACGAGTCCCTGGAGGGCATGAACGTCCGGGTCGCCGACACCCGCGTGGTCGGCGCCACCGACCCGTTCACCGAGCTGTGGGTCACGGTGAAGCCCCGGGAGAACGACAACCGCCGCGGCGGCACGGTGTACGGCTCCTACACCTCGCAGAACACCGGCCGGTTGCAGGTCCAGTCGCTGGGCGCGGTCGCCGACTTCCCGAAGGCGGACGTCGGTGATGTGCTGAAGGGCACCACGGCGGGCCCGCTGGACTACAGCCGGTTCGGCGGCTACACGCTCGTCGCGAACGAGATCGGCACCCTGAAGCAGGGCGGCCTGGAGCGCGAGACGACCCGCAGGCAGGCGCGCGGCGAGCTCGCGGTGGCGACGTACAACGTCGAGAACCTGGACCCGTCCGACGCCACCTTCGCGGACCACGCGGCGGCGGTCGTGAACAACCTCCGGTCGCCCGACATCGTGGCCCTGGAGGAGATCCAGGACAACAGCGGCGCCACCAACGACGGTACGGTCGCCGCCGACCAGACGGTGCGGAAGCTGATCGACGCGATCGTGGCGGCCGGCGGCCCGGCGTACGACTGGCGGTCGGTCGACCCGGTGGACCTCGCGGACGGCGGCCAGCCCGGCGGTAACATCCGCCAGGTCTTCCTGTTCAACCCCGAGCGGGTCTCCTTCACCGACCGCGCGGGCGGCGACGCCACGACCGCCGTCGGGGTGACGAAGTCCCACGGCAAGGCGCGGCTGACGGTCTCCCCCGGCCGTATCGACCCGGCGAACGCCGCCTGGACGAACAGCCGCAAGCCGATCGTCGGCGAGTTCGCCTTCCGTGGCAAGTCCGTCTTCGTGATCGCGAACCACTTCGCCTCCAAGGGCGGTGACCAGTCGCTGCACTCGAAGTTCCAGCCGCCGGCCCGCGGTTCGGAGACCGAGCGCCACCTCCAGGCGACCGCCGTCAACACCTTCGTCAAGGAGATCCTGGCGAAGCAGAGGAACGCGCACGTCATCGCCCTCGGCGACATCAACGACTTCGAGTTCTCCGAGACCACCAGGTTGCTGGAGGACGACGGCGCCCTGTGGTCGGCGGTCAAGTCACTGCCGAAGAGTGAGCGTTACTCGTACGTCTACCAGGGCAACGCCCAGGTCCTGGACCAGATCCTGATCAGCCCCTCGATCCGGCGCTCCTGCGCGTTCACGTACGACAGCGTGCACACCAACGCGGAGTTCAACGACCAGATCAGCGACCACGACCCGCAGGTGCTGCGCTTCCGGCCGTAG
- a CDS encoding 1-aminocyclopropane-1-carboxylate deaminase produces the protein MPLTSYERYPLLFGPSPVHPLERLTDHLGGATLWAKREDCNSGIAYGGNKTRKLEYLVADALAQGCDTLVSIGGVQSNHTRQVAAVAARAGLACVLVQESWVDWPDAVYDKVGNILISRLAGADVRLVRAGFGIGVKESWELALREVEEGGGKPYAIPAGASDHPLGGLGFAGWAYEVAEQERELGVFFDTVIVCSVTGSTQAGMVAGFAALEETGGLPRRVLGIDASAKPAATREQIARIAQNTGRLIGVKCELTVADVELDERYHAGIYGVPDDATLVAMQLAARTEGMITDPVYEGKSMAGMVDLVERGEIGRDSTVLYAHLGGQPALNAYSAVIQ, from the coding sequence GTGCCCCTTACTTCCTACGAGCGCTACCCGCTCCTCTTCGGGCCCTCCCCGGTCCACCCCCTGGAACGCCTGACCGACCACCTCGGCGGCGCCACCCTCTGGGCCAAGCGCGAGGACTGCAACTCCGGCATCGCGTACGGCGGCAACAAGACCCGCAAGCTGGAGTACCTCGTCGCCGACGCGCTCGCCCAGGGGTGCGACACCCTCGTCTCCATCGGCGGAGTGCAGTCCAACCACACCCGCCAGGTCGCCGCCGTCGCCGCCCGTGCCGGACTCGCGTGCGTGCTCGTGCAGGAGAGTTGGGTCGACTGGCCGGACGCCGTGTACGACAAGGTCGGCAACATCCTGATCAGCCGGCTGGCCGGCGCCGACGTACGTCTCGTCCGGGCCGGCTTCGGCATCGGCGTCAAGGAGAGCTGGGAGCTGGCGCTCCGGGAGGTCGAGGAGGGCGGCGGCAAGCCGTACGCCATCCCGGCCGGAGCCTCCGACCACCCCCTCGGCGGACTGGGCTTCGCGGGCTGGGCGTACGAAGTCGCCGAACAGGAACGGGAGTTGGGGGTCTTCTTCGACACGGTGATCGTCTGCTCGGTGACCGGCTCCACCCAGGCGGGCATGGTCGCCGGCTTCGCCGCGCTGGAGGAGACGGGCGGACTGCCGCGCCGGGTGCTCGGCATCGACGCCTCGGCGAAGCCGGCCGCCACCCGCGAGCAGATCGCCCGCATCGCGCAGAACACCGGACGACTCATCGGTGTCAAGTGTGAGTTGACCGTGGCGGACGTCGAGCTGGACGAGCGATACCACGCGGGGATCTACGGTGTCCCGGACGATGCCACCCTCGTGGCGATGCAGCTCGCCGCACGGACCGAGGGCATGATCACCGACCCCGTGTACGAGGGGAAGTCCATGGCCGGGATGGTCGACCTGGTCGAGCGCGGCGAGATCGGCCGCGACTCCACCGTGCTCTACGCCCACCTCGGCGGGCAGCCCGCGCTCAACGCGTACAGCGCGGTGATCCAGTGA
- the dapA gene encoding 4-hydroxy-tetrahydrodipicolinate synthase, with the protein MTTPTMATARPTPFGRALCAMITPFTASGALDLDGAQRLAERLVAEGCDGLVLSGTTGESPTTTDEEKAELIRAVRAAVGERASIVAGVGTADTRHTVELALAAEKAGADGLLAVTPYYSRPPQDAVEAHFRELADASGLPITLYDIPGRTGTRIEPETMIRLAGHPRIVAVKDCAYDLLGTQQVLAETELAYYTGCDEYVLALYAIGGSGYVGTVANVVPRHFRSVIDAFDAGDTGEAARLQQRTIALTELMMCSGLPGSVTVKALLGRLGMPSGPVRAPLRPADRDTADGLLRAYERLVSA; encoded by the coding sequence ATGACCACACCCACCATGGCCACCGCTCGCCCCACCCCCTTCGGCCGCGCCCTGTGCGCGATGATCACGCCCTTCACCGCGTCCGGCGCGCTCGATCTCGACGGGGCTCAACGGCTCGCCGAACGGCTGGTGGCCGAAGGGTGTGACGGGCTGGTCCTGTCCGGGACGACGGGCGAGTCGCCGACGACGACGGATGAGGAGAAGGCGGAGCTGATCCGGGCGGTGCGCGCGGCGGTCGGGGAACGTGCCTCGATCGTGGCGGGGGTGGGCACCGCCGACACCCGCCACACCGTGGAGCTGGCGCTCGCGGCCGAGAAGGCGGGTGCGGACGGCCTGTTGGCGGTCACGCCGTACTACAGCAGGCCCCCGCAGGACGCGGTGGAGGCCCACTTCCGTGAGCTGGCCGACGCCTCGGGGCTGCCGATCACGCTGTACGACATTCCCGGCCGCACCGGCACCCGCATCGAACCGGAGACCATGATCCGGCTCGCGGGCCACCCCCGGATCGTGGCGGTGAAGGACTGCGCCTACGACCTCCTCGGCACCCAGCAGGTGCTGGCGGAGACGGAGTTGGCGTACTACACGGGCTGCGACGAGTACGTGCTGGCGCTGTACGCCATCGGCGGCTCGGGCTACGTCGGCACGGTAGCCAACGTGGTGCCCCGGCACTTCCGGTCGGTCATCGACGCGTTCGACGCGGGCGACACCGGCGAGGCGGCGCGGCTACAGCAACGGACCATCGCCCTCACCGAGTTGATGATGTGCTCCGGCCTGCCGGGCTCCGTCACGGTGAAGGCGCTTCTGGGGCGGCTCGGCATGCCCTCCGGGCCGGTCCGCGCACCGCTGCGGCCCGCCGACCGTGACACGGCCGACGGGCTGCTGAGGGCGTACGAACGACTGGTCTCCGCCTGA
- a CDS encoding NAD(P)-dependent oxidoreductase, whose protein sequence is MPAPRTVLLTGAAGGLGTLMRELLPTHGYELRLLDLLPVEGEPDAITADLADKDALREAVRGVDAIIHLAGISLEASFEKILKANIEGTYNLYEAAREEGVRRVVFASSNHAVGFTPRPHGDAPHDPDALIPVDTPHRPDTFYGLSKSFGEDLAQLYWDKHGIETVSVRIGSCFPEPTSVRMLSLWMSPADGARLLHAALTAEDVGHTVVYGSSANTRLWWDLSTARALGYEPRDDSEPYAEKLIAEQGELDPENMAHANLGGHFVSDPPIWPY, encoded by the coding sequence ATGCCCGCTCCCCGCACCGTTCTGCTCACCGGCGCCGCCGGTGGCCTCGGCACCCTCATGCGGGAGCTACTGCCGACCCACGGCTACGAGCTGCGCCTCCTGGACCTGCTGCCCGTCGAGGGCGAGCCGGACGCGATCACCGCCGACCTCGCCGACAAGGACGCCCTGCGCGAGGCCGTACGGGGTGTCGACGCGATCATCCACCTCGCGGGCATCTCCCTGGAAGCCTCCTTCGAGAAGATCCTCAAGGCGAACATCGAGGGAACGTACAACCTGTACGAGGCCGCCCGCGAGGAGGGCGTGCGCCGCGTCGTCTTCGCCTCCTCCAACCACGCGGTGGGCTTCACGCCCCGGCCGCACGGAGACGCCCCCCATGATCCGGACGCGCTGATCCCGGTCGACACACCGCACCGCCCCGACACCTTCTACGGTCTCTCCAAGTCCTTCGGCGAGGACCTGGCCCAGCTCTACTGGGACAAGCACGGCATCGAAACGGTCTCCGTGCGCATCGGCTCCTGCTTCCCCGAGCCCACCAGCGTCCGCATGCTCTCGCTCTGGATGAGTCCGGCCGACGGCGCCCGTCTCCTCCACGCGGCCCTGACGGCCGAGGACGTCGGCCACACCGTCGTCTACGGCTCCTCCGCCAACACCCGCCTGTGGTGGGACCTCTCCACCGCCCGCGCCCTGGGCTACGAGCCGCGGGACGACTCCGAGCCGTACGCCGAGAAGCTGATCGCCGAGCAGGGCGAGCTGGACCCGGAGAACATGGCGCACGCCAACCTGGGCGGCCACTTCGTGAGCGACCCGCCGATCTGGCCGTACTGA
- a CDS encoding antibiotic biosynthesis monooxygenase has product MTRRTDLHPDPARPGVGAPFFSTWRVGTPERQRQTVEAIADTWERRPWPTDGLLGYFVHTAEDGSGLLHYSQWADEQAYEAFVKTRRQERNDAIDTAVPGIERVALGRYRHHRSLTRGDRAVRVPGCVVVVDIEFDGPDPARQRAWVDAVEEALAAEPNPHPGGISAHFHLGTDGTRVLNYAEWETARHHIDALAAPGEGVGSPSELWRRVQTWPGLKGSTVDRYTYALGLVPD; this is encoded by the coding sequence ATGACCCGTCGTACGGACCTTCACCCCGACCCCGCCCGGCCCGGAGTCGGAGCGCCCTTCTTCAGCACCTGGCGGGTGGGAACGCCCGAGCGGCAGCGGCAGACCGTCGAGGCGATCGCCGACACCTGGGAACGGCGGCCGTGGCCCACCGACGGGCTGCTGGGGTACTTCGTCCACACGGCGGAGGACGGTTCCGGTCTGCTGCACTACTCGCAGTGGGCCGACGAGCAGGCCTACGAGGCGTTCGTGAAGACGCGACGGCAGGAACGCAACGACGCGATCGACACGGCCGTTCCGGGGATCGAGCGGGTGGCGCTCGGGCGCTACCGGCACCACCGCAGCCTGACCAGGGGCGACCGTGCGGTACGGGTGCCGGGGTGCGTCGTGGTCGTCGACATCGAGTTCGACGGGCCGGACCCGGCACGGCAGCGGGCCTGGGTGGACGCCGTCGAGGAGGCGCTGGCCGCCGAGCCGAATCCGCACCCCGGCGGCATCTCCGCCCACTTCCACCTCGGCACCGACGGCACCCGCGTCCTCAACTACGCCGAGTGGGAGACCGCCCGGCACCACATCGACGCGCTCGCCGCGCCGGGTGAAGGCGTCGGTTCGCCCTCGGAGCTCTGGCGGCGCGTACAGACCTGGCCCGGCTTGAAGGGCAGCACGGTCGACCGCTACACGTACGCCCTCGGCCTCGTCCCCGACTGA
- a CDS encoding DUF3618 domain-containing protein, with translation MTHSSGTTGAAGRANGSVGAKGPDELRRQIEQTRAQLGDTVEELAAKADVKARVHSAWDRVPREAVVIGGAGVAVVAAGVLVWRHYH, from the coding sequence ATGACGCACTCATCCGGCACGACCGGTGCCGCGGGCAGGGCCAACGGCTCGGTCGGTGCCAAGGGCCCCGACGAACTCCGGCGGCAGATCGAGCAGACCCGGGCCCAGCTCGGCGACACGGTCGAGGAACTGGCAGCCAAGGCCGATGTGAAGGCGAGGGTGCACTCCGCGTGGGACCGGGTGCCCAGGGAAGCGGTCGTCATCGGCGGCGCGGGAGTGGCGGTCGTTGCCGCCGGGGTCCTCGTGTGGCGGCACTACCACTAG
- a CDS encoding phage holin family protein, translated as MRSARSTRSGPVEHDHHSVGELVGQATEQLSLLVRQEVALAKEELTEKGRRAGRGGGLLGAAGAVAYVGFMTLAAAGVAALSLVLDVWAAALIVMAVLFVIAGVLAAVGRAQLRRATPPRPELALGSVKADMDEIKGRARR; from the coding sequence GTGCGCTCCGCGCGATCCACGCGCTCCGGGCCGGTCGAACACGACCACCACTCCGTGGGCGAGCTGGTCGGGCAGGCCACCGAACAGCTCTCCCTGCTCGTACGACAGGAGGTCGCCCTCGCCAAGGAGGAGCTGACCGAGAAGGGGCGGCGCGCGGGTCGCGGCGGCGGGCTCCTCGGCGCGGCCGGCGCCGTGGCCTACGTCGGCTTCATGACCCTCGCCGCCGCCGGGGTAGCGGCGCTGTCCCTGGTACTGGACGTGTGGGCCGCCGCGCTCATCGTGATGGCCGTGCTGTTCGTGATCGCCGGCGTGCTGGCCGCGGTCGGCCGCGCGCAGCTGCGGCGGGCCACGCCTCCCAGGCCGGAGCTGGCGCTCGGCAGCGTCAAGGCGGACATGGACGAGATCAAGGGGAGGGCTCGGCGATGA
- a CDS encoding 5-dehydro-4-deoxyglucarate dehydratase has product MALGEPVTSAPLAARLRVPSGPLFFPVTAYGPDGALDLDTCRAHVRQGVDAGAAAVFACCGTGEFHALTPEEFQECVRAAVAETAGRVPVVAGAGYGTALAVRYARLAEQAGADGLLALPPYLVVAAQEGLLRHYRELAAATSLPVVVYQRDNAVFTPRTVVELARAEGIVGLKDGLGDLDLMQRIVSAVRGDAPASGDFLYFNGLPTAELTQPAYRGVGVPLYSSAVFCFVPEIALAFHQALDRGDDAIVERLLDGFYRPFVELRARGRGYAVSLVKAGVRLRGLDVGEVRPPLHEPAEDHVEQLGQLIERGYALLEECREGK; this is encoded by the coding sequence ATGGCCTTGGGAGAGCCTGTGACGTCAGCCCCTCTCGCCGCCCGGCTCAGGGTCCCCAGCGGACCGCTGTTCTTCCCCGTCACGGCGTACGGGCCGGACGGCGCACTCGACCTCGACACCTGTCGCGCGCATGTCCGTCAAGGAGTCGACGCCGGTGCCGCCGCGGTCTTCGCCTGCTGCGGCACCGGCGAGTTCCACGCGCTCACACCCGAGGAGTTCCAGGAGTGCGTACGGGCGGCCGTGGCGGAGACGGCCGGCCGGGTGCCCGTCGTGGCCGGCGCGGGCTACGGCACCGCCCTCGCCGTGCGCTACGCGCGCCTCGCCGAACAGGCGGGCGCCGACGGCCTCCTCGCGCTGCCGCCGTACCTCGTCGTGGCCGCCCAGGAAGGGCTGCTGCGGCACTACCGGGAACTCGCCGCGGCGACCTCCCTCCCCGTCGTCGTCTACCAGCGCGACAACGCCGTGTTCACGCCTCGGACGGTGGTCGAACTGGCCCGCGCGGAGGGAATCGTCGGCCTGAAGGACGGACTCGGCGACCTCGACCTGATGCAGCGGATCGTGAGCGCGGTGCGCGGCGATGCCCCGGCGTCCGGTGACTTCCTCTACTTCAACGGCCTGCCGACCGCCGAGCTGACCCAGCCCGCCTACCGGGGCGTCGGGGTCCCCCTGTACTCGTCGGCCGTCTTCTGCTTCGTACCGGAGATCGCCCTGGCGTTTCACCAGGCGCTCGACAGGGGAGACGATGCGATCGTGGAGCGGCTGCTCGACGGGTTCTACCGGCCCTTCGTCGAACTCCGCGCGCGGGGACGCGGCTACGCCGTGTCGCTGGTCAAGGCCGGGGTACGACTACGGGGGCTGGACGTGGGCGAGGTCCGGCCGCCGCTGCACGAACCGGCGGAGGACCACGTCGAGCAGCTGGGCCAGTTGATCGAGCGCGGCTACGCGCTGCTGGAAGAGTGCCGGGAGGGCAAGTGA
- a CDS encoding cation:proton antiporter family protein, producing the protein MELNGFALIAAVLAVSAVVGLLAVRLRQPLIVAFIGVGILVGPTGFGWVEADGTIELLARMGIAILLFLVGLRLDLHLIRTTGPIALATGLGQVLFTSVIGYLIAIGLGMDTVTALYVAVALTFSSTIIIVKLLSDKRELEQLHGRIAVGFLIVQDIVVVLVMIALTAFGRQAGDNLAVDVTLVFAKGLGLLAGVALLMRYVLPKVLHQAARSQELLLLFGVAYAVSVATLSDWMGFSSEVGAFLAGVSLATTPYRDALGARLVSLRDFLLLFFFLELGARLEFTDASRQLTDAALFSVFVLVGNPLIVVLIMAAMRYPVRVGFLAGLTVAQISEFSLILAALGLSLGHITSATVSLITVVGLITIGGSTYLILYSQQIYARLERWLSVLERTEGRKRDLERHEMEADVILYGLGRFGGAIADRLGRAGHRVLAVDYDPHRVARSDREGVTAVFGSVEDMHLLESLPLSHARCVISTVPLPDAGQALAHGLRHHDYQGKVVLTAHSPRDAEQLDQAGADVILQPYPLAATATVEVLDQLLQPGGTEGDADAQA; encoded by the coding sequence ATGGAGCTGAACGGGTTCGCTCTGATCGCCGCCGTCCTGGCGGTCTCCGCAGTCGTCGGGCTGCTGGCCGTACGTCTGCGGCAGCCGCTCATCGTCGCGTTCATCGGCGTGGGCATCCTGGTCGGCCCGACCGGCTTCGGCTGGGTGGAGGCGGACGGCACGATCGAGCTGCTGGCACGTATGGGAATCGCGATCCTGCTGTTCCTCGTCGGTCTCCGGCTGGACCTGCACCTGATCCGAACCACCGGACCCATCGCCCTCGCGACCGGGCTCGGTCAGGTCCTGTTCACCTCGGTCATCGGCTACCTGATCGCCATCGGCCTGGGCATGGACACGGTCACCGCGCTGTACGTGGCGGTGGCGCTGACCTTCTCGTCCACGATCATCATCGTGAAGCTGCTGTCGGACAAACGGGAGCTGGAGCAGCTTCACGGGCGCATCGCGGTCGGCTTCCTCATCGTCCAGGACATCGTCGTCGTGCTGGTGATGATCGCGCTGACCGCGTTCGGCCGCCAGGCCGGCGACAACCTGGCCGTGGACGTCACCCTGGTCTTCGCCAAGGGCCTCGGCCTGCTGGCCGGAGTGGCCCTGCTCATGCGGTACGTGCTGCCGAAGGTGCTGCACCAGGCGGCGCGCTCGCAGGAACTGCTGCTCCTCTTCGGCGTCGCCTACGCGGTGTCGGTGGCGACCCTGAGCGACTGGATGGGCTTCAGCTCCGAGGTCGGGGCTTTCCTGGCAGGTGTCTCGCTCGCCACCACCCCGTACCGGGACGCGCTCGGCGCCCGTCTGGTCAGCCTGCGGGACTTCCTGCTGCTGTTCTTCTTCCTGGAACTGGGCGCGCGCCTGGAGTTCACCGACGCCTCCCGGCAACTCACCGACGCCGCGCTCTTCTCCGTCTTCGTCCTCGTCGGCAACCCGCTGATCGTCGTGCTGATCATGGCAGCCATGCGCTATCCGGTACGGGTGGGATTCCTGGCCGGCCTCACGGTGGCGCAGATCTCCGAGTTCTCCCTCATCCTCGCCGCCCTCGGCCTCAGCCTCGGCCACATCACCAGCGCCACGGTCAGCCTCATCACCGTCGTCGGTCTCATCACCATCGGCGGATCCACCTACCTGATCCTCTACTCCCAGCAGATCTACGCACGCCTCGAACGCTGGCTGTCGGTGCTGGAACGGACAGAGGGCCGCAAACGGGACCTCGAACGGCACGAGATGGAGGCCGACGTGATCCTCTACGGTCTGGGCCGCTTCGGCGGGGCCATCGCCGACAGGCTCGGCCGAGCCGGACACCGCGTCCTGGCCGTGGACTACGATCCCCACCGTGTCGCCCGCAGCGACCGGGAAGGCGTCACCGCCGTGTTCGGCAGCGTGGAGGACATGCACCTCCTCGAATCCCTGCCCCTCTCCCACGCGCGCTGCGTCATCAGTACCGTCCCCCTCCCGGACGCCGGACAAGCCCTCGCCCACGGTCTGCGGCACCACGACTACCAGGGGAAAGTGGTGCTCACCGCCCACTCCCCACGCGACGCCGAGCAGCTCGACCAAGCAGGTGCCGACGTCATCCTCCAGCCGTACCCCCTGGCCGCCACGGCCACGGTCGAGGTCCTCGACCAGCTCCTGCAACCGGGCGGCACCGAAGGAGACGCCGACGCGCAGGCGTGA